In the genome of Gordonia rubripertincta, one region contains:
- a CDS encoding NADH-quinone oxidoreductase subunit C has protein sequence MTDLGMPDPKPPDPEVIGVRHGLFGAPGTGDTSGYGGLIDPITLPPSSSRPYGSYFDEAADLLEAELGDTYDAAVEKVVVFRDEMTIHVARQHLPTVALTLRNAPGLRFELCLGVNGVHYPGDTDRELHAVYPLASLTHNRRVRLEVSAPDTDPHIPSICDIYPTNDWHERETYDFFGIVFDGHRSLTRIEMPDDWEGHPQRKDYPLGGVPIEYKGTRVDPPDRRRSYS, from the coding sequence ATGACCGACCTCGGCATGCCCGACCCGAAACCGCCCGATCCCGAGGTCATCGGCGTCCGGCACGGACTGTTCGGCGCACCGGGCACCGGCGACACCTCCGGATACGGGGGCCTGATCGATCCGATCACCCTGCCGCCGAGCTCGTCTCGACCCTACGGCAGCTACTTCGACGAGGCCGCCGATCTCCTGGAGGCCGAACTCGGCGACACCTACGACGCGGCAGTCGAAAAGGTGGTCGTCTTCCGCGACGAGATGACCATCCACGTCGCGCGGCAGCACCTCCCCACCGTCGCGTTGACCCTCCGCAACGCCCCGGGGTTGCGCTTCGAGCTGTGTCTGGGCGTCAACGGAGTCCACTATCCCGGTGACACCGACCGGGAGCTGCACGCCGTGTATCCCCTCGCCTCCCTGACCCACAACCGGCGTGTGCGCCTGGAGGTGTCGGCCCCCGACACCGATCCACACATCCCGAGCATCTGCGACATCTATCCCACCAACGACTGGCACGAACGCGAGACCTACGACTTCTTCGGCATCGTCTTCGACGGCCACCGATCGCTGACGCGCATCGAGATGCCCGACGACTGGGAAGGTCACCCCCAGCGCAAGGACTACCCGCTCGGCGGAGTGCCCATCGAGTACAAGGGGACCCGCGTCGACCCACCGGACCGGAGGAGGTCGTACAGCTGA
- a CDS encoding NADH-quinone oxidoreductase subunit A, translating into MNAYVPIMILGAIGVAFAVFSVFIGVAIGPKRYNRAKLEAYECGIEPVGQSLLTPALRRGGEGPTFSGPIQRVPVKYYLTAMLFIIFDIEIVFLYPWAVAFDSFGWFGLAAMLLFIVNVSVAYAYEWRRGGLSWD; encoded by the coding sequence TTGAACGCCTACGTCCCGATCATGATCCTCGGGGCAATCGGCGTGGCGTTTGCCGTTTTCAGCGTCTTCATCGGCGTCGCGATCGGCCCGAAACGGTACAACCGCGCCAAACTCGAGGCGTACGAGTGTGGCATCGAGCCGGTCGGCCAGAGTCTCCTGACTCCCGCCCTCCGGCGCGGGGGCGAGGGTCCCACCTTCAGCGGCCCGATCCAGCGGGTGCCGGTCAAGTACTACCTCACCGCGATGCTGTTCATCATCTTCGACATCGAGATCGTCTTCCTCTACCCCTGGGCCGTCGCGTTCGACTCCTTCGGCTGGTTCGGCCTCGCGGCCATGCTCTTGTTCATCGTCAACGTCTCGGTCGCCTACGCCTATGAATGGCGTCGCGGTGGACTGAGCTGGGACTGA
- a CDS encoding UDP-N-acetylmuramoyl-tripeptide--D-alanyl-D-alanine ligase, translating into MHFLASEVAASVGGELIGPDVQIDGASIDSRNVRPGQLFVPIVAERDGHDFIASALEGGAAAYFTSRDVVSRGTAIRVPDTALALADLGRAVRRRIPDRVVGITGSVGKTSTKDLLAGVLQTTYRTAASEKSFNNELGLPLTLAGATDDVEAVVLEMGARGIGHIDLLCSIASPTVGVITRVEGVHLELFGNIESVARAKGELVESLPADGIAVLNADHRYVAAMADRTSARVLRYGLSPDADVYASDIVVDDELRASFRLHTPWGSTDVRLGARGEHQVPNALAAAAAGGGLGVSVEDIANGMSAAELSGLRMELAKTANGTIVLNDAYNANPTSMSAALKSLAALPVGRRVAVLGTMAELGSDSPAQHHAIALEAHELGIEVIAVDEPDYGDTARHTSGVDEAVAALGDLGEGDAVLVKGSRVAALERVAQALLS; encoded by the coding sequence GTGCATTTCTTGGCGAGTGAGGTCGCAGCGTCAGTCGGCGGCGAGTTGATCGGTCCCGACGTCCAGATCGACGGGGCGAGTATCGACTCGCGCAACGTCCGGCCCGGGCAGCTGTTCGTGCCGATCGTCGCCGAGCGGGACGGGCACGACTTCATCGCGTCTGCCCTCGAGGGCGGCGCGGCAGCCTACTTCACCTCGCGCGACGTGGTCTCTCGAGGGACCGCCATCCGGGTCCCGGATACGGCCCTCGCCCTTGCCGACCTCGGTCGCGCGGTCCGCCGTCGGATCCCTGACCGCGTCGTGGGTATCACCGGCTCGGTGGGCAAGACCTCCACCAAGGATCTCCTCGCCGGTGTCCTGCAGACCACCTACCGCACCGCGGCGAGCGAGAAGTCCTTCAACAACGAACTGGGCCTCCCGCTGACCCTGGCCGGAGCGACCGACGACGTCGAGGCCGTGGTCCTCGAGATGGGTGCGCGCGGGATCGGCCACATCGATCTGCTGTGCTCCATCGCCAGCCCGACCGTCGGCGTGATCACCCGCGTCGAAGGTGTCCACCTCGAGTTGTTCGGGAACATCGAATCGGTGGCCCGCGCGAAGGGGGAGCTGGTCGAGTCCCTTCCGGCCGACGGGATCGCCGTCCTCAACGCCGATCACCGCTACGTTGCGGCGATGGCGGATCGCACCTCGGCCCGGGTGCTGCGGTACGGCCTGTCGCCGGACGCCGACGTGTACGCATCGGACATCGTCGTCGACGACGAGCTGCGAGCGTCCTTCCGGCTGCACACTCCGTGGGGTTCGACCGACGTGCGTCTCGGCGCGCGGGGTGAGCACCAGGTTCCCAATGCGCTCGCGGCCGCTGCGGCGGGCGGCGGTCTCGGAGTCTCCGTCGAGGACATCGCCAACGGCATGTCGGCCGCTGAATTGTCTGGTCTGCGAATGGAACTCGCCAAGACCGCGAACGGCACGATCGTGCTCAACGATGCTTACAACGCCAACCCGACGTCGATGTCGGCGGCACTGAAGTCGCTCGCCGCGCTGCCGGTTGGACGACGCGTCGCCGTTCTCGGCACCATGGCAGAACTCGGATCAGACTCCCCGGCCCAGCATCACGCGATCGCACTCGAGGCGCACGAGCTCGGCATCGAGGTCATCGCGGTCGACGAACCCGACTACGGCGACACCGCGCGCCACACCTCCGGTGTCGACGAGGCGGTTGCCGCGCTCGGCGACCTCGGCGAAGGAGATGCAGTGCTGGTCAAGGGAAGTCGCGTCGCCGCGTTGGAGCGGGTGGCGCAGGCCCTGCTCAGCTGA
- the nuoD gene encoding NADH dehydrogenase (quinone) subunit D: MTDTTTGSSTPRATSPDRETPTRTYTVSGQDWDSIVSDVRTRAEQQPGDERIVVNMGPQHPSTHGVLRLILEIEGETVTEARCGIGYLHTGIEKNLEYRNWTQGVTFVTRMDYLSPFFNETAYCLGVEKLLGITDDVPERATVIRVMLMELNRISSHLVALATGGMELGAVTAMFLGFRERELILDLFELITGLRMNHAYIRPGGVAQDLPSDGPGRVAEVIAQLPGRLDELGDLLTDNYIWKARTQNVGYLDLTGCMALGITGPVLRSTGYPHDLRKTQPYCGYETYDFDVITADTCDSYGRYLIRVKEMRESIRIVEQCLERLRPGPVMVADRKLAWPADLALGPDGLGNSPEHIARIMGTSMEALIHHFKLVTEGMRVPAGQCYVAVESPRGELGVHMVSDGGTRPYRVHFRDPSFTNLQAVAAMCEGGMVADVITAVASIDPVMGGVDR, encoded by the coding sequence ATGACCGACACAACCACCGGATCGTCGACGCCCCGTGCCACATCCCCCGACCGGGAGACCCCGACCCGCACCTACACCGTCTCCGGACAGGACTGGGACTCCATCGTCTCCGACGTCCGCACCCGCGCCGAACAGCAACCCGGCGACGAGCGCATCGTCGTCAACATGGGCCCCCAACACCCGTCGACGCACGGCGTGCTGCGGCTCATCCTGGAGATCGAGGGTGAGACGGTCACCGAGGCGCGCTGCGGAATCGGCTACCTGCACACCGGGATCGAGAAGAACCTCGAGTATCGCAACTGGACACAGGGCGTCACGTTCGTGACCCGGATGGACTATCTGTCGCCGTTCTTCAACGAGACCGCGTACTGCCTGGGCGTCGAGAAGCTGCTCGGGATCACCGACGACGTCCCCGAACGGGCCACCGTCATCCGCGTCATGCTGATGGAGCTCAACCGGATCAGCAGCCATCTCGTGGCCCTGGCCACCGGCGGAATGGAACTCGGTGCCGTCACCGCGATGTTCCTCGGCTTCCGCGAACGGGAACTGATCCTCGACCTCTTCGAACTCATCACCGGCCTGCGGATGAACCACGCCTACATCCGACCCGGTGGTGTCGCGCAGGACCTCCCATCCGACGGGCCGGGTCGGGTCGCCGAGGTCATCGCCCAGCTACCCGGCCGCCTGGACGAGCTCGGAGATCTGCTCACCGACAACTACATCTGGAAGGCGCGCACCCAGAACGTCGGATACCTCGACCTGACGGGCTGCATGGCTCTCGGCATCACCGGACCGGTGCTGCGGTCGACCGGTTATCCACATGATCTGCGGAAGACCCAGCCGTACTGCGGGTATGAGACCTACGACTTCGACGTCATCACCGCCGACACCTGTGACTCGTACGGACGCTACCTGATCCGCGTCAAGGAGATGCGCGAGTCGATCCGAATCGTCGAACAGTGCCTGGAAAGGCTCCGGCCCGGCCCGGTCATGGTCGCCGACCGCAAGCTGGCGTGGCCGGCAGATCTGGCCCTCGGCCCCGACGGCCTCGGCAACTCCCCCGAACACATCGCCCGGATCATGGGGACGTCGATGGAGGCGTTGATCCACCACTTCAAGCTGGTCACCGAGGGCATGCGGGTGCCGGCGGGACAATGCTACGTCGCGGTCGAGTCCCCGCGCGGTGAGCTCGGCGTCCACATGGTCAGCGACGGCGGCACCCGACCCTACCGGGTCCACTTCCGCGATCCGTCGTTCACGAATCTGCAGGCGGTGGCGGCGATGTGCGAAGGCGGCATGGTCGCCGACGTGATCACGGCTGTGGCCAGTATCGACCCGGTGATGGGAGGCGTGGACCGATGA
- a CDS encoding NuoB/complex I 20 kDa subunit family protein: MGLEERLPSGFLLSTVEDLAGFMRKGSLWPATFGLACCAIEMMSTTSGRYDLARFGMEAFRASPRQADLMIVAGRVSQKMAPVLRQIYDQMVEPKWVLAMGVCASSGGMFNNYAIVQGVDHVVPVDIYLPGCPPRPEMLLNAILKLHEKIQEMPLGVNREEAIWATERAALQSTPTIEMKGLLR, encoded by the coding sequence ATGGGACTCGAGGAACGACTCCCCAGCGGTTTCCTGCTGAGTACCGTAGAGGATCTCGCCGGCTTCATGCGCAAGGGTTCGTTGTGGCCCGCCACCTTCGGACTCGCCTGCTGCGCAATCGAGATGATGTCCACCACGTCGGGCCGCTACGATCTCGCCAGGTTCGGCATGGAGGCGTTCCGTGCGTCTCCGCGGCAGGCCGACCTGATGATCGTCGCCGGCCGCGTGAGCCAGAAGATGGCGCCGGTGCTGCGGCAGATCTACGACCAGATGGTCGAACCCAAATGGGTTCTGGCGATGGGGGTCTGTGCATCGTCCGGCGGGATGTTCAACAACTACGCGATCGTCCAGGGCGTCGATCACGTCGTGCCCGTCGACATCTACCTCCCGGGTTGTCCTCCTCGTCCCGAGATGTTGCTCAACGCGATCCTCAAGCTGCACGAGAAGATCCAGGAGATGCCCCTCGGGGTGAACCGCGAAGAGGCCATCTGGGCCACGGAACGCGCTGCCCTGCAGTCGACTCCGACCATCGAGATGAAGGGGCTGCTGCGATGA
- a CDS encoding glutamate decarboxylase — translation MTPKSNSQARATTNIGDNLNLRTVFTRPGEATDLPKFSMADDMLLPETAYQIVHDEAMLDGNARLNLATFVSTWMDDEAKKLYSETVDKNMIDKDEYPQTAAIEDRCWKILADLWHNPNVDNAIGTSTIGSSEACMLGGLALKRHWQARRKAEGKSTETPNLVLSTAVQVCWEKFCNYFEVEPRWVPISPEHMVLDGHELEKYVDENTIGVVAIMGQTYTGMYEPVKQIAAKLDQIQADTGLDVKIHVDGASGAMIAPFCQPDLEWDFRVDRVVSINTSGHKFGLVYPGVGWIVWRDTEALPESMVFHCSYLGGDMPTLALNFSRPGAQVLLQYYQFLRLGREGYRQVQQGSLDVAQWLSSEIAKIEAFELVSKGDTIPVFAWRLKSGHTENWNLYDLSDRLRMKGWLVPAYPMADDLADLTVQRIVVRAGLSHDLARALIADIQTEVDFLDRLEGPIPAEGERSHFHH, via the coding sequence ATGACACCTAAATCGAACTCGCAAGCCCGCGCCACGACCAACATCGGCGACAACCTGAACCTGCGGACCGTCTTCACACGCCCGGGCGAGGCCACCGATCTGCCCAAGTTCTCGATGGCCGACGACATGCTGTTGCCCGAGACCGCCTACCAGATCGTCCACGACGAGGCGATGCTCGACGGCAACGCCCGCCTGAACCTCGCAACCTTCGTGTCCACCTGGATGGACGACGAGGCGAAGAAGCTCTACTCCGAGACCGTCGACAAGAACATGATCGACAAGGACGAGTACCCGCAGACGGCCGCCATCGAGGACCGCTGCTGGAAGATCCTCGCCGATCTGTGGCACAACCCGAACGTCGACAACGCCATCGGCACCTCGACCATCGGTTCGTCGGAGGCCTGCATGCTCGGCGGCCTGGCCCTCAAGCGTCACTGGCAGGCCCGCCGCAAGGCCGAGGGCAAGTCCACCGAGACCCCGAACCTGGTGCTGTCCACCGCTGTTCAGGTCTGCTGGGAGAAGTTCTGCAACTACTTCGAGGTAGAGCCGCGCTGGGTGCCGATCAGTCCCGAGCACATGGTCCTCGACGGCCATGAGCTCGAGAAGTACGTCGACGAGAACACCATCGGCGTCGTAGCCATCATGGGCCAGACCTACACCGGCATGTACGAGCCGGTGAAGCAGATCGCCGCCAAGCTGGACCAGATCCAGGCCGACACCGGCCTCGACGTGAAGATCCACGTCGACGGCGCGTCGGGCGCCATGATCGCTCCGTTCTGCCAGCCCGACCTCGAGTGGGACTTCCGCGTCGACCGCGTCGTCTCCATCAACACCTCGGGCCACAAGTTCGGCCTGGTCTACCCGGGTGTCGGCTGGATCGTGTGGCGCGACACCGAGGCCCTGCCGGAGAGCATGGTCTTCCACTGCAGCTACCTCGGTGGCGACATGCCCACCCTGGCACTGAACTTCTCGCGCCCCGGCGCCCAGGTGCTGCTGCAGTACTACCAGTTCCTGCGTCTCGGCCGTGAGGGCTACCGCCAGGTCCAGCAGGGTTCGCTCGACGTCGCGCAGTGGCTGTCGTCGGAGATCGCCAAGATCGAGGCCTTCGAGCTCGTCAGCAAGGGCGACACCATCCCGGTCTTCGCGTGGCGACTGAAGTCGGGCCATACCGAGAACTGGAACCTCTACGACCTGTCGGATCGCCTGCGCATGAAGGGCTGGCTGGTCCCGGCCTACCCGATGGCCGACGACCTCGCCGACCTGACCGTCCAGCGCATCGTCGTCCGCGCCGGCCTGAGCCACGACCTCGCGCGTGCCCTCATCGCCGACATCCAGACCGAGGTCGACTTCCTCGATCGTCTCGAGGGCCCGATCCCGGCCGAGGGTGAGCGCTCGCACTTCCACCACTGA
- a CDS encoding D-alanine--D-alanine ligase family protein: MSSRLLRLVVLYGGVSAEHDVSRVTAAHVLAAADRQKYDLVPIGIAKDGAWLRNDKAIAAIADGTPLPDVLEVAGTVVDPLTELRGHADQAITVVLPLLHGPHGEDGTIQGMLELFKLPYVGAGVLSSAVCMDKAMAKIVAAQAGIPQCHWLEFRDGVDDPDTIVSRVVEDLGLPVFVKPANLGSSVGISKAHDERELDAAINLALRYDDVVIIEENVTGREIEVAVLGDTAPETSVPGEIEPGSEFYDYEDKYVTGAAKLVIPAVLPDDAIAEVRELAARTFTAMRCTGMARVDFFYEADGRGWLLNEVNTIPGFTPGSMYPKLWEATGVPYADLIDQLVAFALEVHRRRVGFSTEH, translated from the coding sequence ATGTCTTCGCGGCTCCTGCGTCTTGTGGTCCTCTACGGCGGGGTCTCCGCCGAACATGATGTGTCACGGGTCACAGCCGCGCACGTGCTCGCCGCCGCTGACCGGCAGAAATACGACCTGGTACCCATCGGCATCGCCAAGGACGGCGCCTGGCTGCGCAACGACAAGGCCATCGCCGCGATCGCCGACGGCACCCCGCTCCCGGACGTCCTGGAGGTGGCCGGCACCGTCGTCGACCCGCTGACCGAACTCCGCGGTCACGCCGACCAGGCGATCACCGTCGTACTGCCGCTGCTGCACGGACCGCACGGCGAGGACGGCACCATCCAGGGCATGCTCGAGCTGTTCAAGCTTCCTTACGTCGGCGCCGGGGTGCTCTCGTCGGCGGTGTGCATGGACAAGGCGATGGCCAAGATCGTCGCCGCGCAGGCCGGCATCCCGCAGTGCCACTGGCTCGAATTCCGCGACGGCGTCGACGACCCGGACACCATCGTCTCGCGGGTCGTCGAGGACCTGGGTCTCCCGGTGTTCGTCAAGCCCGCGAACCTCGGATCCTCGGTCGGCATCTCCAAGGCGCACGACGAGCGTGAGCTGGACGCGGCGATCAACCTGGCGCTGCGCTACGACGACGTGGTGATCATCGAGGAGAACGTCACCGGTCGCGAGATCGAGGTGGCCGTGCTCGGCGACACGGCCCCCGAAACGTCGGTGCCAGGCGAGATCGAGCCCGGTAGCGAGTTCTACGACTACGAGGACAAGTACGTCACCGGCGCGGCGAAGCTCGTCATCCCGGCGGTCCTGCCCGACGACGCGATCGCCGAGGTCAGGGAGCTCGCGGCCCGCACGTTCACGGCGATGCGCTGCACCGGCATGGCCCGGGTGGACTTCTTCTACGAGGCCGACGGTCGCGGCTGGCTGCTCAACGAAGTCAACACCATCCCCGGGTTCACCCCCGGTTCGATGTACCCGAAGCTGTGGGAGGCCACCGGCGTGCCCTACGCCGATCTCATCGATCAGCTCGTCGCCTTCGCGCTCGAGGTCCACCGGCGCCGCGTCGGCTTCTCGACCGAGCACTGA
- a CDS encoding helix-turn-helix domain-containing protein: MTELFRNDVSSAPLPPKVIAAWERRIGLHRSNIPAEPIRLTGPDGMRDFGQHVEVQTDDPGSFDSLMYVRQLSMIGTFCSLHTPLQVSRNPRLISEQPSEDLVIGVHTLEGRHIIRQGSRDFAYGPGQLAFVSNASPYLERTFEINDPAGLVIPLELLGNQRRVAEQARRPVASHTLLARATASFILQFASDTAVGVTEPDPDTEMAAIELVRAALGQLDYDNRQITDNALYVREAVSDLIERHHRDPSFTPNAIARYLHISRRQLYRHFEDTEDSLAARIADRRLKTACELLRTRPDIAVSEVARVSGFPSSPTMRNRFRAELGIGPSEYRARAAAEIDAAENWEPPTA; this comes from the coding sequence ATGACCGAGTTGTTCCGGAACGACGTCTCGTCGGCGCCCCTGCCCCCGAAGGTGATCGCGGCGTGGGAGCGCCGGATCGGCTTGCACCGCAGCAACATACCTGCCGAGCCGATCCGACTCACCGGACCCGACGGCATGCGCGACTTCGGGCAGCACGTCGAGGTGCAGACCGATGACCCCGGTTCGTTCGACTCGCTGATGTACGTACGTCAGCTCTCGATGATCGGCACCTTCTGCAGCCTGCACACCCCGCTCCAGGTGTCGCGGAACCCGCGCCTCATCTCCGAGCAGCCCTCCGAAGACCTGGTCATCGGGGTTCACACCCTGGAGGGCAGGCACATCATCCGCCAGGGGTCACGCGATTTCGCCTATGGCCCCGGACAACTCGCCTTCGTCAGCAACGCCTCCCCCTATCTCGAGCGGACCTTCGAGATCAATGACCCTGCGGGCCTGGTGATCCCGCTCGAACTCCTCGGGAACCAGCGCCGTGTCGCCGAACAGGCCCGCCGGCCGGTCGCCTCCCATACCCTCCTGGCGCGCGCGACCGCCTCGTTCATCCTGCAGTTCGCGTCCGACACCGCAGTCGGCGTGACCGAACCCGACCCGGACACGGAGATGGCCGCCATCGAACTCGTTCGCGCTGCACTCGGACAGCTCGACTACGACAATCGACAGATCACCGACAACGCCCTCTACGTGCGAGAGGCGGTCTCCGACCTCATCGAGCGTCACCATCGTGACCCGTCGTTCACCCCGAACGCGATCGCCCGCTACCTGCACATCAGCCGTCGTCAGCTGTACCGGCACTTCGAGGACACGGAGGACTCGTTGGCCGCACGCATCGCCGACCGCAGACTCAAGACCGCCTGCGAGCTCCTCCGGACGCGTCCGGACATTGCGGTCTCCGAGGTCGCCAGGGTGTCCGGCTTCCCGTCGAGTCCCACGATGCGCAACCGCTTCCGGGCCGAACTCGGGATTGGCCCCAGCGAGTACCGCGCCCGTGCGGCCGCCGAGATCGACGCCGCGGAGAACTGGGAACCACCGACCGCGTGA